The genomic window GTACCGGTGCCATTTACCGACAAATTGTTGTGATTGATTTTTGTTTTCTTCTGTATTTTCAGAATCATTGTTTGAACATGAACCTAATAAGATTACTGTTAATAGAGATAAATAAACTTTTTTCATAGTTAAAGTTTTATTTCCTTTCAGTCCCGAAAAAGAGTTGTTAATTAATAAAGAAAGCGTGAGGACTACTAAACTTATTCTATCAGGTAGGTTCTGGTAAACCGTTAGGGTCAAATAAGTAGCAGACCCCCACGCCATATAGATATGACATGAGAGTTGCTAACATATTCCCCCTAATTAAATGTACCAGATTTACCTGAGGAATGTCGTTAGACAAGCGTTCTATGTGTTCGAAATGTATTCAATAGGATTATTTAATCCTATCAACAGCAAATATAATTAGTCTATCATTAAGGTGAAAATTTATTTATATAAATATTGTAATAGAATCTACAAAACTTAAAATTAAGTAGTTTAAAGTGTACTTTATGTTAAGTTATTAAGACTTTATATGTACTTTTTGGTACATTTAAGGTACATTTTTGCCGTAAATCATAAAAGATTAAAATTTAAACTGGAAGATCAAAATCTTTATCTGGCAACGTGTAACAGTGGTTATTGAATTGTATTATGAAATACAATATTATTTTGCACCGAAAAATACCGTACCTATAAACAAACAAGTGCTAGTTTTTTTGAAAAATTCAAAATTTAAGGGTAAATGGATTGGATTAACCTTACTTACATTTACATCATATCAAGTTTTATAGCAACTTTTTTTACTTTCTGTACTGTTTTTGTTGACATTTCAAGAAGTTTCCCAATCTCTCTCAAAGTTCTTCCTTTTCTCAGATATTCCAATGCCTTCTTATTTTTTGATTTATTGATAAAGATCGCTTCACTTTCATTAGATCCAGTGGGGCGGCCAAATCGCACATTTCGCTGACGGGCGATTAATTTTCCGGCGGCGATCCTTTCCCTGAGGTTATTTAGCTCCTGCTCATATAAACTGGCGATTATAGTGATGATGACTTTCCATATGGGGTTAGTCTCGCCATTAGGTCGGGATTGTAGTCCCATGTTTCTTACCACCACATTAATCCCATGCTCGTGAAAGAACTCGATCGTCTCGAGTACGTTTCTTGTATTACGACCCAGACGGGAAATTTCTTCGACAACTATTTCAGTTATTTGACTCTTACCCGCAAGATCAATTAAGATCCGTCCGTTCTCTCGGTCTCTAAAATTTACTGTGCCTGAAACTTTGTCTAATAATACCAAATCATATTTATCCGTATCTGCTTCAAAACGATTTCCTGTCTGACCTAAAGTAGAAACTCTATTATATTTAACCCTCATTTTTGTTGTAATTTTAATTTCAGATTAAATTTACGGCGAAATTGACGTTCTGCCTACGCTTTTAGCACTATTTAGCGTTTAAAACAGATGTACTTTTTGTTTTAAATTTTATGACCGCAGAAATATGCAAAATAATAATCACATGCTGTTGATCAGGAACGGAGTCTGGTTTTTATAGTTGGAGAGCAAAATAAAATTAGCTCTCAAGGTCCCCAAGTCAATGCAGTAAAGTGAAGAGCAAAATAATCTTTAGCGCAGGTCCTGTAGAGATCTGGAACTGGAATTGCGTCTGGAACGGTCGATCTCCGGATGTTGAATTTACTTTGCTCGTTTGGGCAAAATATTTCTTTTTTCAGGATATATCAAATTACTATAGCCCCCGGGAGCCCGGGGTATCAAATCCCCCCTTGCCTCTGTGGGTGTATAGAACCTTGAAAAACCAAGCTCGAATGTGTACAAGTAGTCTTAGGTTTATTACTTTGAGATTTTTTTAAAACCCATTTTTAAAAATAAAAATTTTCTGGTTTTTGAATCAGAAATTTGTCTTTCCATGATTTAAATTTAAACCGGAAAAAACTTTATTAAAAGATATAGATCCAAAAATAAAATAAAATTTTTTTCATTTTTTTGTCTGGAAAATAGACTTTTAATGATTACGTGATTTTTTCAATCTTGAATTTTCCTCTTGAAGATCATAGATAATTTTGAAAGTTACTTTAAAAGATCACATAGCTAGATTTACGGCTAATTACAACAATAATTTCTATTATATTACTCATTTGGAAAAGTCATAAAAATTCCTTATATTATAATAACCTGAAAAACGGTATAAAAGAATAATTTCCAATACTAATGAGCAAATACCTAGATGTAAGCCTCATTATCCCAAACAATATTAATTACGAAAAAATTTGGGATAAAATTAAAAATAACGCTGACCTAAGTGAAAGGAATAAATCCAAATTAAAAGATTCAATATTACTATTTCTTCACTATCTGTA from Chryseobacterium sp. SORGH_AS_0447 includes these protein-coding regions:
- a CDS encoding recombinase family protein, whose translation is MRVKYNRVSTLGQTGNRFEADTDKYDLVLLDKVSGTVNFRDRENGRILIDLAGKSQITEIVVEEISRLGRNTRNVLETIEFFHEHGINVVVRNMGLQSRPNGETNPIWKVIITIIASLYEQELNNLRERIAAGKLIARQRNVRFGRPTGSNESEAIFINKSKNKKALEYLRKGRTLREIGKLLEMSTKTVQKVKKVAIKLDMM